In one window of Macadamia integrifolia cultivar HAES 741 chromosome 2, SCU_Mint_v3, whole genome shotgun sequence DNA:
- the LOC122090479 gene encoding polyadenylate-binding protein 7-like, producing the protein MAVPSTVPAPASLYVGDLHPDITDGQLFDAFSVIENLASVRVCRDSMSGRSLGYGYANFITTHDAIRAIEKLNHTPLNGKPIRIMWSHRDPDARKNGIGNLFVKNLNDSIDNVKLYEMFSEFGNILSCKVAMSLDGKSQGYGFVQFETEASASTAVEKLNGSIFGGKQIYVGNFVKKSERVLPSPDAKYTNLYMKNLDTDITEELLQEKFSEFGKITNLVISKDSNGNSRGFGFVNFDDPDDAKRAMEAMNGTQLGSKALYVARAQKKAEREQILHRQFLEKRKEQIQKYKDSNIYVKNIADDINDDELREHFSQCGTITSAKLMRDDKGISRGFGFVCFSSPEEATKAVNTLHGCMFCQKPLYVAIAQRKEDRRAQLQLQYSQRITGLAGPSTAVIPAGYPPLYYTPSGVVSQIPPRQGLMYQPLGLRPGWRANGFAPPTRPAFQPMPLPVVPNTSRHNRQNRSRMNGHILPQGGGQNMQFMPHLQQPTQSANSLKDSSNPQRAGQTKYVSNGHPHDMSNGSAVPLAAASNSVGSASQGSEMLSSMLAAATPQHQKQMLGERLYPLVKKHKYDLAAKITGMLLEMDNSELLLLLESPESLAAKVEEAVQVLKLSKNKVAGQDALIPNYLSTQVTVI; encoded by the exons ATGGCTGTGCCTTCGACCGTCCCTGCGCCTGCTTCGCTTTACGTTGGGGACCTTCACCCTGATATCACTGATGGACAACTCTTCGATGCCTTCTCCGTCATCGAGAACCTTGCATCTGTCAGGGTTTGCAGAGATTCCATGTCTGGGAGATCGCTTGGTTACGGTTATGCAAACTTCATCACTACCCATGACG CAATCCGTGCAATTGAGAAACTGAACCACACTCCACTGAATGGAAAACCGATTAGAATTATGTGGTCGCATCGTGATCCAGACGCAAGGAAGAATGGGATTGGAAATTTGTTTGTGAAG AATTTGAATGATTCTATTGATAATGTGAAACTTTATGAGATGTTCTCCGAGTTTGGAAACATATTATCCTGCAAAGTTGCAATGTCTCTGGATGGAAAGAGCCAAGGATATGGGTTTGTACAGTTTGAGACTGAAGCATCTGCGAGTACTGCTGTTGAGAAGCTTAATGGCTCCATTTTTGGTGGTAAACAAAT ATATGTTGGTAATTTTGTCAAAAAGAGTGAGCGGGTTTTACCCAGCCCTGATGCCAAATATACCAATCTGTACATGAAGAATCTGGATACAGATATTACAGAAGAACTTTTGCAGGAAAAGTTCTCTGAGTTTGGAAAAATTACTAATCTGGTAATCTCAAAGGACAGCAATGGGAACTCAAGGGGTTTTGGATTTGTGAACTTTGATGACCCTGATGATGCAAAACGGGCAATGGAGGCAATGAATGGAACACAACTTG GCTCGAAGGCTTTGTATGTAGCAAGGGCACAGAAGAAAGCAGAGCGGGAGCAAATATTGCATCGTCAGTTTCTGGAAAAACGCAAGGAGCAAATCCAGAAATATAAG GATTCAAACATTTATGTAAAAAATATTGCTGATGATATCAATGATGACGAATTGCGAGAACACTTTAGTCAGTGTGGAACAATCACTTCTGCAAAGCTCATGCGTGATGATAAAGGAATTAGTAGGGGGTTTGGGTTTGTGTGCTTCTCTAGTCCAGAAGAAGCAACCAAGGCTGTGAATACTCTGCATG GATGCATGTTTTGCCAAAAGCCTTTGTATGTGGCTATTGCCCAAAGGAAAGAGGACAGGCGAGCACAATTGCAACTTCAATATTCCCAGCGTATTACAGGATTAGCAGGTCCCTCAACTGCAGTCATTCCTGCTGGTTatcctcctctttattacacACCTTCCGGTGTTGTATCACAAATTCCTCCGAGGCAGGGCCTTATGTATCAACCTTTGGGTTTGAGACCAGGGTGGAGGGCCAATGGATTTGCACCTCCAACCAGACCAGCTTTTCAACCTATGCCACTACCTGTG GTTCCTAATACTTCAAGACATAACAGACAGAATAGGAGCAGGATGAATGGCCATATACTTCCTCAGGGTGGTGGACAAAATATGCAATTTATGCCACATTTGCAACAACCTACTCAATCAGCTAATTCATTGAAAGATTCAAGTAATCCGCAG CGTGCTGGACAGACCAAATATGTGTCAAATGGGCATCCTCATGATATGAGCAACGGATCTGCAGTTCCATTAGCTGCTGCTTCTAACTCTGTTGGATCTGCATCCCAAGGATCAGAGATGTTGAGTAGCATGCTTGCTGCTGCTACACCACAGCATCAGAAACAGATGCTTGGTGAGCGCCTCTACCCCCTAGTGAAGAAACACAAG TATGATCTAGCAGCTAAAATAACTGGGATGCTTTTGGAGATGGACAACTCTGAATTACTGCTGTTGTTGGAATCGCCGGAGTCCTTGGCTGCTAAAGTGGAAGAAGCAGTGCAGGTGCTCAAGCTATCCAAGAATAAAGTAGCTGGCCAAGATGCTCTTATTCCCAACTACTTATCGACTCAGGTTACTGTCATCTGA
- the LOC122071511 gene encoding protein argonaute 1-like has translation MSGRGGGRRSEYRGDQPSRRGRDGRSGGRSGGRSGGNPPPSSSLTSTTPSPAIYEVGSSSSSATALSQDVGRITLHTPASSELQPVPRAPPASTQALPVQPPLPPPSSSKALGFPSRPGYGTKGSKCIVKANHFLVHVADSDLHHYDVAISPEVISKGVNRAIMRQLVSLYGVSHLGKCNPAYDGKKSLFTPGPLPFDSKDFAVKLVDKDDRTTSTRREREFKVTIKFASKADLYNLKQFLLGRQKDAPYETIQALDVVLRESPSVKYTIVGRSFFSPALGQRCEIGDGLECWRGYYQSLRPTQMGLSLNLDVSATSFYEPIPVVDFVKKYLNVRDHSRPLSDVDRVKIKKALRGLKVELTHTPGVKRNKITGITAVPTSQLTFVDERGTTVYVVRYFQERYKTRLQYTHWPSVQAGSDSKPRYYPMEVCKIIEGQRFSKKLNERQVTNILRETCKRPQDRERSIIQMVRQNNYSENEFAIEFGIQVKDALTSVEARVLPPPMLKYHETGQETRVQPRVGQWNMMRMKMVNGAQVRFWAFVNFSSQIPPDIAAQFCQELVGMCRSKGMDISQNPVLNIMRGRADQMERTLIDVSDQCTKKLSPMQGHLQLLIVILPDFSGTYGKIKRVCETELGIISQCCQPRQARKLSKQYMENVALKINVKAGGRNTVLNDAVQRSIPLVTDKPTIIFGADVTHPQSGEDSSASIAAVVASMDWPEVTKYRGLVCAQQHRQEIIEDLFQFVEDPKRGRVATGMIREQLIAFRRSTGHKPSRIIFYRDGVSEGQFSQVLLYEMDAIRKACASLEEGYLPPVTFVVVQKRHHTRLFPADHNNRNQTDRSGNILPGTVVDTKICHPTEYDFYLCSHAGIQGTSRPTHYHVLFDENRFNADNLQTLTNNLCYTYARCTRSVSVVPPAYYAHLAAFRARYYVEDDASDSGSSSVGGRNTRERGTHVRPLPQIHGNVKEVMFYC, from the exons ATGTCTGGTCGTGGAGGTGGTCGGCGGTCGGAGTACCGTGGTGACCAACCGTCACGTAGAGGTCGTGACGGAAGGTCTGGTGGGAGGTCTGGGGGAAGGTCTGGCGGCAATCCCCCGCCTTCTTCGTCGTTGACGTCGACGACGCCTTCGCCGGCGATCTATGAAGTTggttcatcttcatcttctgctACCGCTTTAAGCCAGGACGTAGGTCGTATCACATTGCATACTCCGGCTTCATCAGAGTTGCAACCGGTTCCTCGGGCTCCTCCTGCCTCGACCCAGGCTTTACCTGTACAGCCACCGCTGCCTCCGCCGTCGTCTTCAAAGGCTCTGGGGTTTCCATCAAGACCTGGTTATGGTACCAAAGGAAGCAAATGTATTGTGAAAGCTAATCATTTCCTTGTCCATGTTGCAGACAGTGACCTTCATCACTACGAT GTTGCAATCTCTCCTGAAGTGATCTCAAAGGGTGTAAACCGTGCTATAATGAGACAACTAGTTAGTTTGTATGGAGTTTCTCATTTGGGAAAGTGTAATCCAGCTTATGATGGTAAAAAGAGCCTTTTTACTCCAGGGCCTCTGCCCTTTGATTCCAAAGATTTTGCTGTCAAGCTAGTTGACAAAGATGACCGGACTACATCAACAAG GAGGGAACGTGAATTTAAGGTGACCATCAAGTTTGCCTCAAAAGCTGATCTTTATAACTTAAAGCAATTCTTGCTTGGTAGACAAAAGGATGCTCCATATGAGACCATACAAGCTCTTGATGTGGTCCTAAGAGAGTCGCCATCCGTCAA GTATACTATTGTGGGACGGTCATTTTTCAGTCCTGCTCTGGGGCAAAGATGTGAAATCGGTGATGGGTTAGAATGTTGGAGGGGGTACTATCAGAGTCTTCGCCCTACCCAGATGGGCCTGTCCCTCAATTTAG ATGTATCTGCCACATCCTTTTATGAGCCTATACCAGTGGTTGACTTTGTGAAGAAGTACCTCAACGTTAGAGACCATTCAAGACCATTATCTGATGTTGATCGTGTTAAG ATTAAGAAAGCGCTTAGAGGTTTGAAAGTTGAGTTGACTCACACCCCAGGCGTTAAGAGAAATAAGATAACTGGGATTACGGCTGTTCCTACTAGTCAATTGAC ATTTGTAGATGAACGGGGGACGACAGTGTATGTTGTTCGGTACTTCCAAGAGAGGTATAAAACTAGGCTTCAGTATACCCATTGGCCATCTGTCCAAGCTGGGAGTGATTCAAAGCCCAGATATTACCCTATGGAG GTCTGCAAAATCATTGAGGGGCAGCGCTTTTCTAAGAAATTAAATGAGAGGCAAGTGACAAACATCCTAAGGGAGACATGCAAGCGACCCCAAGATAGGGAACGGAGTATAATTCAG ATGGTTAGGCAGAACAATTATAGTGAGAATGAATTTGCAATTGAATTTGGGATTCAAGTGAAGGATGCGCTTACATCTGTTGAAGCCCGTGTTCTTCCCCCTCCCATG CTCAAGTATCATGAGACTGGGCAAGAGACGAGGGTTCAACCTCGTGTGGGGCAGTGGAACATGATGAgaatg AAAATGGTCAATGGTGCCCAAGTGAGATTTTGGGCATTTGTTAACTTCTCTTCGCAAATTCCCCCTGATATAGCAGCTCAGTTCTGTCAGGAACTAGTTGGAATGTGTCGCAGCAAAGGAATG GATATAAGTCAAAATCCTGTACTTAATATTATGAGAGGTCGAGCTGATCAGATGGAGAGGACTCTTATTGATGTTAGTGACCAGTGCACCAAGAAGCTCAGTCCGATGCAGGGCCACCTTCAGCTGTTGATAGTTATTTTACCGGATTTTAGTGGGACATATG GAAAGATTAAGCGGGTATGTGAAACCGAGCTTGGAATTATCTCACAGTGCTGCCAACCAAGGCAAGCAAGAAAGTTGAGTAAGCAATATATGGAGAATGTAGCCTTGAAGATCAACGTTAAG GCTGGTGGACGAAATACTGTTTTGAATGATGCTGTTCAAAGATCTATACCTCTTGTCACCGATAAACCCACAATTATCTTTGGGGCTGATGTGACCCATCCTCAAAGTGGGGAAGATTCTAGTGCTTCAATTGCTGCG GTTGTGGCATCAATGGACTGGCCAGAGGTCACTAAGTACCGGGGTCTGGTCTGTGCACAACAACATCGCCAGGAGATTATTGAGGACCTTTTTCAGTTTGTAGAGGATCCGAAACGGGGCCGGGTTGCTACAGGGATGATCCG CGAACAACTGATAGCATTTAGGAGATCAACTGGGCACAAGCCTTCTAGGATCATCTTCTATCG TGATGGTGTTAGTGAAGGACAGTTTAGTCAAGTTTTGCTTTATGAGATGGATGCTATACGGAAG GCTTGTGCTTCGTTGGAGGAAGGATACCTTCCACCAGTTACATTTGTGGTGGTGCAGAAAAGGCATCATACACGTTTGTTTCCTGCCGATCATAACAACCGTAATCAAACTGACAGGAGTGGAAACATTTTACCTG GCACTGTTGTTGATACAAAAATTTGCCACCCCACTGAGTATGATTTCTACCTTTGTAGCCATGCTGGGATACAG GGTACTAGCCGACCTACACACTACCATGTTTTGTTTGATGAAAACCGTTTCAATGCTGACAATTTGCAAACTCTTACCAATAATCTTTGCTATAC GTATGCGAGGTGTACTCGTTCCGTTTCAGTAG TACCTCCTGCATATTATGCACATTTAGCAGCATTCCGGGCGAGGTATTATGTGGAAGACGATGCATCTGATAGTGGGTCTAGTTCAGTTGGTGGTAGGAACACCCGGGAGCGGGGTACCCATGTACGACCTCTTCCTCAGATTCATGGGAACGTCAAGGAAGTAATGTTTTACTGCTAG